One Besnoitia besnoiti strain Bb-Ger1 chromosome VIII, whole genome shotgun sequence DNA segment encodes these proteins:
- a CDS encoding hypothetical protein (encoded by transcript BESB_082830) produces MPFFPTALFRRRLRGNQADAATVPGKAAPHVSSHSPPLAVCLRDPPFVFFPAFVFWLAGISAARAAALIFHAAAHAPAAKAGAGEEEGALFKTFSSERERRLLLRPGDCALRDEEREGGGSRRPRVSKKTSREKFLLHEGYSQGDVKILEKLLLRFVAQQYLFFGLLVGQDAFHEDALAPVRHDPLAAVLAFQEAAKLLEARLLASARMPSPAPSLLALFAPEAARGACGRAVATGAAPPHAQSVRAACGSRSRNASALSPDDAIRRSGSQPTNARGAKRSDIASPERRDADTLDAGDAARREAEEGQDEERWRRPILKGTAKRSVRRAEDGGKGVPHVGTSFHSAIAASPTLSGAGGGAQDRVANLPAPVWRRLRQGYFSLDPRFLLHLLLLPHAQQKLVMRVDSAGGGVLEVLYGSGECDAVPGFLCRRDDARRKKAHLLPRPGLRLFLQKFWKRKSPGLERALCAALATQSNCALVAVYRQLDNLRIVSRFVAISVLHQRRLLVENYHAFRHAHPRSFERHTGNLAGTRLPPESPLELLVEVATRAARVEAAESDDDKSDYDGCETKSAKRGAAACAFASSGCTCAATSPAACAFLPKDDRLFVPAPSLADGRADAWRKSAAHGVCLGAARARGRASRDTGEERGGRRAGAGCEDVQDALGEVQAAWLPICIAVRLLTPAFLGPRLQYTYWRLCFLLHHKIQLPALVPDALQATAAGTLFDFTPHATEGQYPFLCEDENFHAPAEPAREAKPTHLRRSRTAAPSRQQLPALAAPGKKAVRMREPHSHEGFQRSPSSVFSAPPASPEPLFPLFCAPRLPLCCFRCIDTVAQDFLAFLFGVNAPAARQAAAGSLPHRRADVFAAARGCAREGRGRRRGGKSDGEVEWKRECARATQEAATLQIPAWCTCGSSYIAKRWKALCGGSDEMTEHLTMGRRNRVFASLLEKVLQHEAALLVELAREERSGVHRNPRALGAAAHAELSEATANEKGDSEDTNRSAESRPPGERVSEANCKKLGADSRNLAARDEGGERGEGILRLSIDAFAAERPAERAASEKRNGKNLDAVASGAGGGDSCVAPSDASTVAGTDIALALRAFLSFLCCFSSPLRFRSSLLHLWDLGNALGGGAPNADVEDEKAVLPLSPPADLVRGVHTLTADCAAQPPRDPAERRLSTASSSRLPRGFEETAHSLARERHDNGVPMEGAAALFSHGKGGAAAAAWLAPGGTLADRESRGPPGGASSATATEAAGLSFSGARRRQGAADVHLLFAAVEHAFVELLLADPVPARRSPQAPPPQALSPGGSPQLSLPREARTGELEGRREEAQPAAGVEQLTEDAGRAQQGGEATAERPGAPEAPNERPSESAPDGGAGRRAGRGPAGRGRRSRAGGADAEPGDRDSSPCSASERERTKTRRRKEDRDERRRRRKGRREGENEKTDREREDSERAQEDAKSADARAFLSRCCVFAAALCAKPPRRCEGRAGSARPGRR; encoded by the coding sequence ATGCCTTTCTTTCCGACGGCGCTGTTTCGGCGTCGTCTACGAGGCAACCAAGCGGACGCGGCTACAGTCCCAGGCAAAGCCGCTCCGCACGTGTCCTcgcactcgccgccgctcgcggtgTGCCTGCGCGACCCGCCCTTTGTGTTTTTCCCGGCCTTCGTCTTTTGGCTCGCGGGCAtatccgccgcgcgcgcggctgcgctcaTTTTCCACGCTGCCGCCcacgcgccggctgcgaaggcgggcgcaggcgaggaggaaggcgcgctcTTCAAGACGTTTTCCTctgagcgcgagcggcggctgtTGCTAAGGCCGGGTGACTGTGCCCTTCGCGACGAGGagcgggaaggggggggcagcaggcggccgcgcgtgaGCAAGAAAACCAGCCGCGAGAAGTTTTTGCTGCACGAGGGCTACTCGCAGGGCGACGTCAAGATTCTTGAGAAGCTGTTGCTGCGTTTCGTGGCGCAGCAGTAcctcttcttcggcctcctcgtcgggcAAGATGCCTTCCATGAGGACGCTCTTGCGCCTGTGCGCCACGACCCCCTGGCGGCCGTCCTCGCGTTCCAGGAGGCTGCGAAGCTCCTagaggcgcgcctcctcgcctccgctcggATGCCGTCCcccgcgccctccctccTTGCCCTCTTCGCGCCTGAAGCAGCAcggggcgcctgcggccgcgcggtcgcgacgggcgcggcgcctccccaCGCCCAGTCCGTCAGAGCTGCCTGCGGCTCTCGTTCTCGGAATGCGAGTGCGCTTTCTCCCGACGACGCCATCCGGCGGAGTGGCAGCCAACCTACCAACGCGAGGGGCGCGAAGCGAAGCGACATTGCCTCGccggagaggcgagacgcggacaCGCTGGACGCTGGTgatgcggcgcgcagagaggcggaggaaggccaGGACGAGGAGCGGTGGAGAAGGCCGATTCTGAAGGGGACTGCCAAAAGAAGCGTGCGGCGAGCCGAAGACGGCGGGAAGGGCGTTCCACATGTGGGCACATCGTTCCACTCTGCGATCGCAGCCTCGCCCACGCTGTCGGgtgcgggcggaggcgcgcaggacaGAGTCGCGAATCTTCCCGCCCCGGTTtggcgccggctgcgtcAAGGCTACTTCTCGCTGGACccgcgctttcttcttcatctgctgctgcttcctcaCGCACAGCAGAAACTTGTGATGCGCGTGGACtcggcgggaggcggcgtgcTGGAGGTGCTGTACGGGAGCGGCGAGTGCGACGCCGTTCCCGGCttcctctgccggcgcgacgacgcgcgcaggaagaaggcgcatcTGCTTCCGCGACCCGGGCTTCGACTCTTTCTCCAGAAGTTCTGGAAGCGAAAGAGCCCCGGCCTCGAGAGAGCGctgtgcgcggcgctggccaCGCAGTCGAACTGCGCTTTGGTCGCGGTGTATCGACAGCTAGACAACCTGCGAATCGTCAGCAGATTCGTGGCGATTTCTGTGCTTCaccagcggcggctgctcgtTGAAAACTACCACGCGTTCCGCCACGCACACCCGCGCTCCTTTGAGCGTCACACAGGCAATCTAGCCGGCACGAGGCTGCCGCCAGAATCGCCTCTCGAGCTTCTCGTTGAGGTTGCGACCCGCGCTGCGCgggtggaggcggcagagagtGACGATGACAAGAGCGACTACGACGGCTGCGAGACGAAGAGTgcgaagcgaggcgccgccgcttgcgccttcgcctcctcggggTGTACGTGCGCTGCGACCTCTCCAGCGGCGTGCGCCTTTCTTCCGAAGGACGACCGTCTTTTTGTTCCCGCCCCTTCCCTCGCCGacggacgcgcagacgcctggaGAAAGAGCGCCGCCCACGGCGTGTGCCTCGGCGCAGCACGAGCGAGGgggcgggcgagccgcgacacaggggaggagagaggcgggcggcgcgcgggtgcAGGTTGCGAAGACGTCCAGGACGCGTTGGGGGAGGTTCAGGCCGCGTGGCTGCCCATCTGCATCGCTGTGCGACTCCTCACCCCGGCCTTTCTTGGGCCGCGTCTGCAATACACATACTGGCGCCTGTGTTTTCTGCTGCACCATAAAATTCAGTTACCAGCGCTCGTGCCGGATGCGttgcaggcgacggccgcaggcACTCTTTTCGACTTTACGCCGCACGCCACCGAAGGCCAGTACCCGTTTCTGTGCGAGGACGAAAACTtccacgcgcccgcggagccaGCCAGGGAAGCCAAGCCGACTCACCTGCGGCGGAGTCgaaccgcggcgccgagtcggcagcagctccccgcgctggcggctcctGGCAAAAAAGCGGTGCGGATGCGCGAGCCACACAGTCACGAGGGTTTCCAGCGAAGCCCTTCATCCGTCTTTTCGGCACCCCCTGCCTCGCCCGAGCCGCTCTTTCCGCTCTTCTGTGCGCCCAGGCTGCCGCTGTGCTGCTTCCGCTGCATCGACACTGTGGCTCAggacttcctcgccttcttgtTCGGCGTcaacgcgccggcggcgcgccaagCAGCCGCCGGATCTCTGCCGCACAGGCGCGCCGACGTGttcgcagcagcgcgaggctgcgctcgggaggggcgcgggaggaggcgcggagggaagAGTGACGGCGAAGTCGAGTGGAAACGCGAGTGCGCACGAGCTACGCAGGAGGCAGCCACGCTCCAGATTCCGGCGTGGTGTACGTGCGGCAGCTCCTACATCGCCAAGCGGTGGAAGGCACTCTGCGGAGGCTCAGACGAGATGACGGAGCACCTCACCATGGGCAGAAGGAATCGCGTTTTCGCATCTCTACTCGAGAAAGTCCTGCAGCACGAAGCCGCGCTTCTTGTGGAactcgcgcgagaggaaaggAGCGGAGTTCATCGAAACCCGAGAGCATtgggagccgccgcgcacgcagagctgtcagaggcgacagccaaCGAAAAAGGGGACTCCGAAGACACCAACCGAAGCGCTGAAAGCAGACCCCCGGGAGAACGCGTCAGCGAAGCAAACTGCAAAAAGCTTGGAGCCGACAGCAGAAACCTGGCAGCGCGAGATGAGGGAGGTGAGAGAGGGGAAGGGATCTTGCGGCTCTCGATCGATGCGTTCGCCGCGGAACGACCGGCAGAACGCGCggccagcgagaagagaaacggAAAGAACCTCGACGCTGTGGCTTCAGGCGCAGGAGGGGGGGATAGTTGCGTAGCGCCGAGCGATGCCTCGACTGTAGCGGGGACAGATATCGCGTTGGCACTCCGAGCGTTTCTCTCGTTTCTGTGTTGCttttcgtctccgctgcgcttccgctcctctctccttcacCTCTGGGACCTTGGAAACGctctgggcggcggcgcgccgaacGCAGACGTTGAGGACGAAAAGGCCGTTCtcccgctctctcctccggcAGATTTGGTGcgcggtgtacatacactgaCAGCGgactgcgccgcgcagcctcctcgcgacCCCGCCGAGCGCCGACTTTCCACGGCTTCTTCGTCTAGACTGCCTCGCGGATTTGAGGAAACCGCGCACTCACtggcgcgagagcgacacgATAACGGCGTTCCTatggaaggcgcggcggccctcTTCTCGCACGGGaaaggcggcgctgcagcggccgcgtggCTAGCTCCTGGAGGGACACTAGCTGACCGCGAGAGTCGCGGACCACCTGGAGGAGCCTCGTCTGCCACGGCGACCGAAGCCGCAGGTCTCTCCTTCTcgggcgcgcgtcgccgtcagggcgcggcagacgtgcatcttctcttcgccgcagttGAGCACGCCTTCGTCGAGCTTCTGCTGGCAGACCCAGTCCCGGCGAGACGCTCGCCTCaggctccgcctcctcaggcgcTTTCGCCTGGCGGCAGCCCGCAGCTTTCTCTcccacgcgaggcgcgcacggGCGAGCTGGAAGGCcgcagggaggaggcgcagcctgcGGCCGGCGTGGAGCAACTGACGGAGGACGCAGGGCGCGCTcagcagggcggcgaagctaccgcggagaggcctggcgcgccggaggctccCAACGAGCGACCATCGGAGTCGGCGCCCGACGGGGGCGCCGGCCGACGAGCGGGGCGAGGcccggcggggcgggggcggcgatcgcgggctggcggcgcggacgcggagccgGGCGACAGAGATTCGTCGCCCTGCTCGGCCTCCGAGCGCGagcggacgaagacgaggcgccggaagGAGGACAGGGacgagcggagacggaggcggaagggacgccgagaaggcgagaacgagaagaccgacagagagagagaagacagcgaacgtgcgcaggaagacgcgaaatccgcagacgcgagggcgttcctctcgcgctgctgtgtcttcgcagccgcgctctGTGCAAAGCCTCCCCGACgctgcgaaggccgcgcgggcaGTGCACGCCCCGGCCGCCGATAG